In Anopheles arabiensis isolate DONGOLA chromosome 2, AaraD3, whole genome shotgun sequence, the genomic window TTTATTATCTgctcatttttatgttcacaaaacgcacacacacccacacagatACAACGGGCAGCCAAAATAGCAGCCTTATCCTGTCTGCCTGGGTAAACCCCCTTACCGCATGGCCGTTTAATGGCCGGCTGGGCCCAGATTGAGAATCAATCGTGCTCACCCCCCCGGAGAGTAGCAGGAAGCGTGTGGGGGAAAGAATGTCGCCTGGCTGCGGAAAGCTGTGCGCTGTTACGAAAGGTCATTTATGTTGTGTgcacgtgcgtgtgcgtgtttgttaaATTGGTACCGTTTCGTGAAACCTTGTCTGTGTCCCGGTCACGGAGAAGCCCTAAAAAGCCTTACCGATGACCACTCCGGATAACCGATTACCCGGAACCGATGACCGGTACGCTCTATCATAACTTTGCGAAAAGAAAAGGGTTGCTCATTCGcaagcctgctgctgctgcgtatgTTTGGGTATCGTGTATGTCTCGCACGACACCTATaccttttgtgtgtgaatttgGGTGTGGATGTGTGTCCAGTTCGGTGGTTGGATTAGAGCTTCAGGTTCCAGTTCTGCCAGACCACTCTTCTCATGGACACACGACCATGTGCGCCGTGTTTTCTGCATTGGGTGGTTATATGAGCTCTGCCCGCTCCACATGTATATAAGCTTAGTTCTTTTTTCCGCAGCTGGTCGTTTTCAGGCGTTGGTCCCACCTCGGCCACGAACTGAAGGCAAGAACAAATCGTTCCAAATTCCTCCCGGTCCCGGTAAGCGGATTGTGGTGAAGCGGTCTAACGAATTCGCGCTTGTTAATTTGAACCTTTTTCGCCAAGTTTCGAGCTGGTCCGGCAGCAACGTTATACTGTCGTTTAGGGATGTATTGCCTGGCTAATACCTAGTGCTGCTCCGGGAAACCAATGTTATGCTCTAGAGACATTTAACGGCAAAAGGATTGGTTCAATGTACCATCAGAAAGCAGACTGTTGGTAAGGCACAAATACTGGGAAAATAATTGCCAATGAGTTATAATtagtcatttttttattgaggtTTGATTGGTTTATATGAAGTTTGTTAAGCGTATTTGTACTAATGAAAGTATTCATGCAATAATACCAAATTACATACAATAAAATCACTTCCATACTATGGCTCAAAACATTGTACAAcgttttcaaatcaattttcttcaaaaatgttttacttCATCTAAACAAAAAATTAGAACCCTATTGCCGTGTAGCACGCTAACCGGCAGGTTTAAAAAAGCGGGGTTTGCTGTTTGGGGCTTAATTTAATCTTCACTAGTGTGATGACAACAGCTACCgctaccgacacacacacaccacacagtTGCCCGTTAAGGAATGGCGGCATACCGTAGCTACTATCAGCCCCTTCGTTTAccccggtcggtcggttctAAGGCACGATTCGTGCGTCGCTCCCGCGGAAAGCGTTGCAGTAgagataatttaaataattactgCTAACATCGTTAACACTTTGTAAACACAATTCCGGCGAACATATGGATGTATTTGGTCGCGAGAATCGCCCGGGAGGAAAGGGCAAGAATGCGAAGAGCAGCTACATTAATTGAGCGTCAGATGTTTGCGCAAATGTGCGCGAGCGTACCTTATATGGTCGTTGCTTTGCTTGGTTCGTTTGTATAGTGGCAGGAAGGAGAGGGGGGGTTGTACGTGAAATTATTGGAATTAAATAGATTTGTTTATGGCAGGAATTGCGGCAGCTTCATTTAAATAACTAATGGTTTGGTGATGTTCGCTTCTCTTAGGGAGAAGCAAGCACCCTTTGATGGTGCTGTTTGAGCCAAATTGTATCTTGAAACCACTTCAGTGGTTTCTTTCTAGCCTGTAAACTAAAACCATTTCcaataatcatttttaaagCGATTACCCAAATAGCCAAGCACCAACAAGCGGGCACTGTTGTTGGGTGTGTGCTTTCGCCTTTAAACGACACCAGTTACGCAGTCGCGCCAAAATACTAAATATTCCACACGCAAGGGTAAGCGCAGCAAGCGACGAGTGGCATGCATTTTTTATACACCTTGCCTTCCGTTCCGTTCTTAAGCAGCATTTGTCCtattctgttgttttttttttcttctctctattACACAATTGATATTCATGTTGCCCTTGGAACTTGAAACGGGCTGTAAAAATTGAATAAGCCCCACAAACACAGAGGCTCAAAAATATTCACCGtctatgcttttttttttcactctgaGCAGTGTGACAGTGGCAGCCCTTTTTCTGTTTCGCTTTGTGTAGCCTTTTGGAAGCCACAGCAACATAGCAAGCGTTGCTCAACGAGTAATCCTATAACCCTGTCTGTTCGGTCCTACGGGATTTCATTTCTGTATCATTATACTTTTTACGGATTGGCTTCAAAATAAGGACAGTCACACACCATTTCGGTGTCGCTTGAGGGTTTTGGCGTACGATCAATATAAAGAACCAACGTGCGTGTGGTTTGAAACTGTATGAAAATTATTTCACTAAAATGTAGAGCGTGGTTTATCAAAGACTTTGAATGGATTGGTCTTTAAAGAGCTGTATTGAATTTCCCTATCGATGAGGCACGGTTTGGCCAAAAACTGAAATCTGCATTCGTATTACTGTGATCGATCGGACCACCACCACATACCCGAAGTCGGCTGTGGGATGTGTCGTTATGGTGAGCATCTATTTTCCTTCCCGATGAAATTAAGCCACAAATACAGTGTCGTCCGTCGGCTCGTACCGTTCAGCGAACCGATGCTTCCGCCCACTGTTGCAATAGAGATGACCAGCGAGATTTTGAACGTTGTCTGCATACCCGCTGGGACCGCTTGGGATGTCTGAATGGGGCTCCCTCCGCTATGTGCCGTGCTGGGTGGATAATTCCTGCTCTCGTGTTCATCTCCACCCCCGCCTGCTGTCGATTGACCGTTGGGAGCGTTGGAGAAATGTGTGAAATTAAGCACCATGCCCGGGGTTTGGTTTTGGCACTGTGAATTCATTTTTACGCTACTGTTCTGAGCCACTACACCACTACTGTGCACGTTGTGTGGTTACGGCAGATAAGGCACTGGGCACTATTGCGGCTACCGATGGCTGTGCGTCCCCCACAGGGATGGCAACGTTTCATTCATTCTCATGTGAACAGAAGATTACGCAATGCGATCGAATTGGATCGAATCGGCTCAGCGTAACTGCATTGCAATTTGCTTTAATCAAGTACGATACTCTTAACaggtttatttcaattttaggTTGAATTTGAATTCGCTTTATTGTGCGATAATAAAACACTGCCTTTTAATACGGTGGGTCTTTTTAAACGGCCCTATTACTCCCCGTGCCAAAGGTTCGTCGCCGCCCGTGTATCTTTCAAACGCTCTTTACGCCCCGCTGTACATGTGCTGCACAGGCTTTTCTTTTTAGATGCCCCGGAAATGACCCATAACGGTAACGATTATCGTTAAGTTTCCGGTGTGCTGCTCTTCCCCTTCCCCCCACCCTCTCCCGGTCGGTAGTTCTGAGTAAAAGTTTGCGGTCGGTGGGTGATAGTGGAAAGTGACGCACAAAAACTAGGGCTGCGGAAGGACAAGTTTTGCCGGAGGGGGTTGGGGGTGTACCGTCCTCTCAGTCGAGTTTAGTGCCGAGCTactcgtgtatgtgtgtgtgtgtatgaggaAAGTTCAGTTCTGTTGAAAAGTTTTTCGCTCAATGAAGAAAACGCTCTCGAGCCTTCGCAAATGATTGTAGCCTCGGCGTGAGAGGTGGGCACAAGACAAGGGAGCTGGAGGCAATTGAGGGTGGTGGTACGtctattgttttattaattgatGATAAGCAAAGTTTTGGCTCCGATGCACCCCAAACACATTTGCTCTCTTTGCCCCCGTGTGTTCGTTTGGAGGGAAATCGTTAGAGTGGGCCCGACTGGTGACGGTGCCACAGTGCGGGTCGGTTTTGGAGGTTTCCCGAGTGGTGTGGCTTTTGGAAACAAGTGTGATAATCATTATGttcggccacacacacacacacgccatgCTATGCCATGCTTTGGACAGCAAAACTTGGTCACCATCGTTAGAGTTTTGGGTGCGCCCGACTGTAGTGAAGAAGCGATGAAAAAGGGCGAAATAGAGAGTATGCAATTTAGATAGGATCCGTTGGGATAATTCAAATGATATTAATTTAGCATTTTAGTTTTTAAGctgtaattattatttaagcaCCTTTCTATTCCACGGCTGTTCCGATCTGTCATAAGCCGTAAGATCGAAACAAATGTGTCACTTTTTGCCGTCAAACTGTACACTTGTGCTCTTTCGCTCCTTAAGTaacaaggaaaaaacaaacaaagtaaaTAGAATCGATCGTAAATAGAAAATTTAGCTaatataaaatgattttatttttcttgtaaaaaataaaaatgtataagaTTCTCGAAAAGTCAAAGAAAAGTCATAGACAGATTTCCCTCCCATTTCTTTGACACACTTTTATGTGGGTGTGTTCTTGTTTGTTATCagcaaaaaacatcatcaaatTTGAAGAGCCCCTCATTACTGCTAATCGCATGAAATGTAGACCGTTTCGCCGTAGTACAAACACCCGGTGGAAAGCATCCCCCGGCAGCCATCGGTTTATGAGCGCTTTATGCTTTCGATGACGGTAACGAGAGAGCACATCATTGCACTTCTACTGCCTGTGTCATCATGTTGCCCGTTTTTTCGGTTCGTTTCGTCTCGCCGCGCTGCTCACCCGTCAAGTTGCGTGGTGATGTACGCGTCATTTAGCGTCGCCAGGTTCGGGGCAAGCATGTGCCTTGCCTTGCTTCTTCGTTGGATGACTTTTGTCACATTGCTGAAAATGATGTACCTGCCAGCCCATCGAAAGAagtcagcaacaacaaaatccgACTTCGTTTCCCTAGCTGtggcaccaccaacaccagtgCAGCTttgcgcgtgtatgtgtgcgcgcatGTTTATCAAAAGCAATTATTAGGGCGGCCACACAACGAAACGCGTTCAGTGGTAGTGTTAGTGCCAAAAAGTATTTGTAAGCCGGTTTTTAGTCCTTTTTTGTGGAACTGCGCGTGCACGGGATCTCGGTGTCTCGGAGACACACGAGAGCATCTGGAAGCAGTGCCAGTGTTCGGCAGTTGATGCACATGCGCAGTACCAAACCATTCGCAACCTCTGGCACACATACCAGAGTAGCGTAGCGTGGAAAACGCGCGCGCCTTCCTGTGCAAGCGGCAAGGAGGGGTGATATCAACACATCCCACAGCAGTGTTTGTGTCTCTGTGGCGAGATGTGCCGCTGTGTTGGTGTGCCTATACACAAATTGGTTGCGAAATGCGCCGGTATGCTCGGCACACCGGAGATAGCATTACAGTCAAGCCGCCAGGGGGGGTGCCAATGCGTCCTCTTCGTTGCACAGGACACCGCACAGGTATAGCGCGCGTGCATCACCACTTGTGCATTTCCAACGCAATCTTTAGTAAAGTGAAGGCTTTCCTTGCCTACCAAGTATACATGGGGATGTAATTGgatatcgtttttttttgttttacttcgtCCACAAACGACGCATGTcggtgtgtgttagtgtttgAATAAAGGTGAATAAAAGATGTACCTTCATTTTGTTagaccaaaaacaacaaacaacagtgGTGTGTAACCCGGTCATAATGAAACAGTGTCGagttgaattgaaatttgacCTAAAATTCTTTGACATCCTTGGAGTGTAACTTCCTTAGTtagtatacaaaaaaaaggttcataTTTATCTACAACAACAAATAACCTTTCCGTGCATTATTGTGCCTTTGGACTGGCATTTTTCGATTGCTGGCGAAAAtaattgttgctgctgcttttcaaCTAACTGAACCTGCACAACACAAGTGATATACACCACACGCTCTTTGGAACATTGGAAGTGTTTCAAATAATAAAGTGTccctgctgttgttttttttttttttcaactggTTTTTATGAACCATTGTCACGCCATTCTATGCCACAGTGTAGGTTACCGGTTGATTCCCGCAGGCTTTCATGTAAATAATTTGACTTATTGATTTCGTGAAAGGCTAGCACTTTGAAGAAAGGGTTGCATATTTCCTCtgcgtgtgtgagttttaGTTCATGCTATGTTCAGCTCAAACGGTATAGTAAAATTATTATGTGAAAaacaattaaagaaaaaaggtGTTAGCTGCGTGGGACGATAGTTATTTCAAGTAAAAAATAGGATTTatgtgttattattattacttttttaacTAAAATGTTAATGAGAATAAATTTAGACTCGCTCTAAATTGTAGAAAGCAAATGTTTCTTTCACAAACGAGCAGTAACTTTTCTACACATCATCATCTCCTACGCcgctctccctctcgctttctctttctccacTGCCTGCACGCTCATCGATACAGCGCTGGGTAAAACGTACGATttactgtgtttgtgtgtttgctaatGGTTATTGCAATTTTACAATCTTGTGCAGTCGCATGTGCGTACTCCTATTCTGTTCCAATGTACGGCGAATGTtgtatatgtgtgcgtgcatgtgtaAAAGAGCTTGAGAAGTGAAGAAAGTAAACAGTTGCAGCACGCTGGCGTCGGAGAAGGAAGTAAGGCTTCAATATCGCCCTAGCAGGACTAGTAACACAAAAGCCTTACCCCCCATCATCAACAAGCCTGCATTGTAACATTGTATTTGCACATCCTTAGCGCACCGACGTCCTTAGGAAAcaagagcaaaataaaacaatcgcACAAAGGACAACGAAACGCAGCAGGAACATGTTGTCGTTTCTCATTTCTTTATTACTTCTTTGTGTTGCGTTCGGTGAGCAAAATTGTTGATGTGTGAAATGCATGGAGTATAAATAGCTTCCACTATCTTCAGTGATGGAAAGGAACGTGAGCAAACGAGTGTGGTTATATTCAGTTTTGAGTGCATAGAATGTAGtatatttgattttaattttatatttcttaCGATCAGTGATTAAATCAGTGTCTGACGATAAATAATTGCCATGCAAGTTTAGTTACAATATAACAgataatttaatataaatcGCTTTCTATAATTATAAATAGTGAGTGTCAGGTGTGAAAGTGTGCTATCTTCAAATATTACCGTAGTGAACTGAACGAAAATTATCCCATTCTGAGTGTCGCGGCCTTACTGCAATCCTTTCAAAAACGAGACCTATCCAATCAACTGGTTGCGGCAGGGGGGGAGGCGGTGGGACGCAGAGTGAAGCACGTTAATCAACTGCGGAGGCGCTTGCAGGCGCCCGCAAGGAGATGAAAGTCACTACCGTGCGACGTGTTCTGCTCCGACGTAACTCGTGGGCAAGTACGTGCAACCGTGGCAGCGTCAGCGGGACGGTGAATAGCGAACGTTTCGGTGGTTGTTGGAGCCGTATTGTAGGAGGAGGGTGCACGGGACGCTTCATAGCTGCACTCTGCGCCTCGGCCGGTGGAAGCTGCCGCAGCAGCATCGACAGTAACAACGACACCGCAGCCGCCGACATCGAACGGCCTAACCAGCGAAAACAGTGCAGAAAAGTGGTGTTGGCAACATCGCGACAACGACGCCGGCATCGACACAATAGTCAATTCTTTCGGGAAGacaacgaccacgacgacgacgacagcagCGACTACCATTGTTCCTGGGTGCATTGTTCTTGCGCCACGCCACCTCATCCGTTGGGCAGCATTTGCTCGCCGTTGATAGCAGAGCGAACCGAAGCAAATACGCACCCGTACCGTTGTTCGATTCAGCGCGTGAACAAACGTACGCCGCAGTCCCGTCAGCAGCCGAAGGTGCGACCTACGCTACGCTGTTGTTCGTCCAGCGTTCTACGGACACGTTACGAGCGACCTCTAGTGTCTAGTAGGCGAAAACCGTCCCACTTATCGGTGGTGCAACGTTATCGTTATCGCCTGTCCCGACGGAAGCTGCTGGCGGCAGGAGGGACTCTCCAACAGCAAGGAAAGCGCTTAAACCATTGTGCCATTGCTTCATCGGCGGTGCTAGTAGTGCGATCGCCGTCCTCCTCGTGCGGCCGTTGTCGATTCGATCGTGTCTTTCGTAGACCCACCACCATCTACTCCAATGATGGGCTACATCATGGGTTGTGCTTGTTTCAAAGGTGAGCTGAATGGTGCGACTGTaaaatccttttttgtattattatttttttcgctCCATACGATACGCGAAAATAGGTACAAATGGTTGATTGCTGCGTACCAACGGCATTAGAAACGATTTGTTTTCGATTATCgataacaacacacacacacacacacacacacacacacacacacacacacacacacacacacacacacacacacacacacacacacacacacacacacacacacacacacacacacacacacacacgcacacgaacacacacacacacacacacacacacacacacacacacacacacactttgatcGGATTGACGCTATtcagtgtgtttgtattgtgAAACTTAATCAACACTTAATTGATTGTTGTGTATGATTGTTGGAGTAATCAAATTCCTaaactgttttatttctaGTGTCACTTTTATGTATATTTTGTGAATTATTTTCCATCGATGAAATTATCCACGGTCGATTGTGCTAAACACAATTGGCAACAATAAATCATACTTCCCAAAACTGAcgagaaaatcaaacaaactatAATTAATCAACGCAAACCCCCCAACGACATCAGCACTAGAAAACACCTCTGCCAATGCGCCGACAGCCGATCTTTACCCGATGCAACTGCCGCTATTTTTCCCCCCCAATAAGACTGACTGGAATAAAACGACATTTTTGGCTACGTCATTGGCGTGTTGCCTTAGTCGCTTTCGATGGAATTTGATTGGCAATGGCAACCGCGCTCGCCAGGTCCGATGACGTCTTGCTCGGCTCTTGCAATCATCAATCTTTTTTAacccactgtgtgtgtgtgtgtaccaccGTACCTGCTCCACCGGTATGCCACCGGTCGCAATACGGCTTAATAGTTTCAATTTCTCCAGCCGCAGCCAAGCGCGCTGCACAACAGGAAATGATGTGGCTTTCCGGTACCGATAGACGGTACTAGCTAGGGGGTGTGCTAGTGGCTCGGGGCAGCAGCTCTATCGTCATTGTATCCCAAAGTTCACACgataaattgtttgtttgtccacACGTACGGTGACTGTGTGTACATCGTTGAAGAGcagagttttttgttgttgttgttgttgatgttcggGAGAAGCGTGCTTTTTGTACCTCAGCGCCAATCGAAGATTGATTTGGTTGATTTGCGTTCGGGTTTCATCACGCCTGGCTGAGCTTTTCACACATTTGAGCAAACTGAATGCAAAACGGTATGTACAGCTCGTTGAACTCGGCATGCGCaggtaaataaatcaaacacaatAATTATTGCGCTGCTGCCGTTCAGCTTTATTCAAAGCTTTAGTCACGTTAGAACGGCCAACGTTGAGCTTTTTTGTACGATTCATAGTATGATGATTCCGCCATCTAaatcattttgcattttgtattCGAACTAAATTAGCTTTTTATAACCTTCTCTTTATCAAAACTGTATGTGTAACTGTCCTCAACGGCCCACTTGTTTATACACGCTAGTTGAGTATTCAACGTGTCCTGTCGATGAAAGATTTCTTGCACActgtttttaatgaaatttataaaatttatcagagcaaaaaaaaacctactcCCCAGAAGGCAGAATACAATATTTGTGATAATATGCGCACCTTCTGTGTAGTAAATGTTTCTGTAGCATTTGTAAAATCATTGAATTCCATGTTGTAGTCCACAAAAAAGCTGGGCTATGCAAATTATTCACCCTACCACTCTCACTCCCATCATtcgccccccaaaaaaaatgaactacATCTATCTTGTTTCAACACAACAGACACTAGACACTATCCTTCCGGCGCACAAAGATTTCGCCCACAAAGATCCACCGATTAAAATTGCACAATTATACAGCACgggaatgaaattaatttcacccAAATGATGGATACAAATGTGCACAAAGCGCCCAAGCGCTCGCATTGATATGACTAGGAATGGTGCTCATTTAGGCAGTGTGGCCATTGTGGTGATACGTTCGGCAAAGCAGCAGTACGGAACCGGTGTGTTGCGAGTTTGTcagacagctgttgaaaaacgcATACTAATGAATTACTTTATATTCATCTAGCTATATCGCGTCATTACGTTTCAGTGATATTGAATTTTCTTTCTGCAACAGCCTGAGCAAACGAGCACAAGGCGAAGATAATGCTGAGCGCGAAAACTCTTACGCTCTTTTCTTCTCATTTCCTGCAATAATGTCTTATTTTTCAACATGTTATTAAGTTACCACTTGAGGAACGATGGTTGCATTTATGCATAAATTTTGCAGAATCATGCTGCTAGCTGTGCATCGTGTTTGTGTAAATAGTTTCACTTGAAAGCGTAATCCGTTCACTCGCACTCATTTTGTGAAAATCATCCTCTCAAACATAGACTTAaaaagtgttgttgtttttttagtaaAGTATATGTACACATTACGCTATGTTGCGGGATGCATTTATTGAATAACACGCCGAACGACCTTACACCCGCTTACGCGTATAGTCTAGGCGAACCGTTCTTGTAGCGGCAAATAAACTGGGGCGAACAGATACCGACGGACACTCGCACAAATCCCGGTTCACAGTAGCACCCATCGGTGCAGGGTTCGGTGCATTCGGTGGTGCTGGTCAAGGTATCGCACTTTTTTTCACAATTCGCACTTCCGCATCGCCAACGTTCACCGAAGCGGCACACTAAAAGTGTatgagcaaaaaagcaaaccgttatttaatttaacgtACGGTCCTGCGAACCGTCGACCCGTGTTCTTACCGTCAGCAGCACCCACTGTCATGAGCAGTCCGAATGCCAGTAGGCagaagcacagcacagcaaccaCCTTCATGGTTGGATGGAACGAATAATTGGCACGGTTTTACAGAGTGTTGGAAAATCGGGGAACCTACAGAAACGATGAAAAGGTGGCAACTCGTGCTAGCTCAGCTCGTTACTAACTGCCATCGTACTTTAGGTTCAGATGATTGAATGTCTGTTTTTGCATCGGTTACGGTACAACTGGACAAACAACAGGTACACGGGGAACGGTGGGACGTTGTCTCCCAAACCAGACGGAACAGTACGCTGCACGCATTTTTCGTCGCGCTGTGAAATATATGAGTGATTGGAAGAAAGCCAAAGATGGATTTGTCAGAATGTATTGAATTTAACGTGCTTTATACTATAGATACGTCCAGTAATCGAACCTAGTCGTCTGTAGATGATATTATGCCTGTCTAAATTTAATGACAACTAAACAATGGTATAGAAAGCTCATTGTTTGGAGATACAACTTCCCATGACGATGTTGCAGTTCCTCATTTCTGTGAAATGGTCGTTATTTGCGCAAGTGTCTTGTGAAGACTTAGCGCGTGAAAAAAACGTGCCTGTACAGATCGATTATCACAATGAacaatgcttcattttcgcaCAGAGTAGTATCGGCCGGAAACGCGATAAAATGGCTCGTTTCTCTATCTCGCGGTGGTCCACTTTCGTAGTGCTACTGGTGTCGATTATGGCGATAGGATGTCTCACACTAGCTGTTGATCCTGCGCCCATCCCAGAGGGTAAGATGCTTATTATTGTGCCGTCAGCAGCGAGTATCTGTCAAAGATCTTTACCAAACGCATTGCTCTATTGCAGAGTATCCGGATATGATTTGCGATCGATTGAACGAAAGCTATGATCCATGTGGGAGCGGTTGTGGTGATTTGACCTGTCAGAACGTGCGCAAGAATAATATCCAGTGCGGCCGGCAATGCAAGGAGGGTTGCTTCTGCAACAGAGGATACGTTCGCAGTCGCAGCGGTAGTTGCGTGCCCTCGTACACTTGTGCTACCTTTGGTTAACGTTTGGTGATGAATAAAATAGAGAAAGTAGAAAACGTGGTTGGAGGTAATGTCGATTCGGCAATAAAAGATGACTATCTCATACTGTAGCATGTAATgtttcactcacacacaacaaTTAAAGTCACATTGGTTTAGTAGGTTTGGTGAGGTTTCCAAAAAAcatgtaattttattttatcacattGCTCAGCGGAATTCTTGCACAAAGTAGCGAAATTCTAGGTACACTCCCTTGACATATTACGAGTAATCGGTGCGTTTATTGAACAGGGtacagcagcacaacaacatAGCGTAACAAGTGTTTGCGCAGCTGGCTGCTGTTTGAAGTTTATTTGGCGTACGTCTTACCTCCCCGTGGCACACGCTTAGGCGAGATGCGCTAGACCAGTCAGGTTTTGCGCATACTCGGTTTATATCAGTTTTGGGACGGATGATACATTGGACACGATGAGGCTGGCAACGAGCTACCTTGCAATTATCTTGATTATTGGCACGATGCTGACGGCGATCGTGGCACAAGGAACGGGTAGGAAGGCAGCTCGCAAaaatgctgtgtttgtgtgtgattgcgTTGTAACTATAATTGTGTTTCTGTCTCATTTGAAAGGTCCCGAAACAATCGTGTGCTACGATCCAAACGAAGTGTACGACGATTGTGGTCCAGCTTGTGGCGATCGTACCTGTACAAACCAGCGTAAAAATGACAGTGCCTGTAGACGTTCCTGCAATCCCGGTTGTTTCTGCCGGGGCGGCTATGTCCGTAACAAGTCCAATAGATGCGTTCCGTCGTACATGTGTCAGTCCATGGGTTAGCCGAGCGGTACAACGGAAAGTAGTGGTATTATCATTTCAGTGGCCCATTTTGCATCAATAAAGGCATGGAGAAATTACAACACAAACTGATGATTGTATTACAATGTTGGATACGGGCGTGAATCGTATCCTACTTTCTGTATGTTGAGCAATTCTCTTAAATATTTGAAGCAATGTCTAGACATTATGAGGTTACCTAATTGAATGCTTAAAAAGAACAGTGTTTTTCTTCAATTCCTCTATAATCATCAACAGTGATCTTTTATTCGATTTTCAGTAAAAGCTGTTTAGTTTCAGGATCTTGCTGTTTATTTTCTCAATAGTATATGTTCACCATATTACAATAGCTAATTTAATCTCCATGTTTTGGTTTTCATTTACCgattactttattttttactgCATTCACTTTGCGTTTGACCTTCCATTGCCCATTATCATTCGCCGTGTTGCGTGATCTAATGCGTTGTCCAAGATCATGTTAATATTTGTCACACCGCTCGATTGAACTGCAAAATTAGGCTAAACATATACCTCATTAATCTGGGTGAACAATCCAACACTCTTAGCTACTTTATAACGAACCTTTGCCACAGCGGTAGCTCGGAATGCATCGGTCATGTTTGTCCCGCACGTAACCATTTCGGCAGAAGCATCCTTCGACACAGTGTTTGGTACACGCCAAATGGTCACCACGACGCATATTTTCGCACGTCCGGTCATCGCAGGAACTGCCACACTCGTTGTACACTTCGCGCGGATCGGTGCACTCAATTTTTGGTGGCGGTGTTTCCTCCTCCGGTGCCTCCGTAGTGCTGGGCTCTGGCGTCGCCGGTACAGTTTCTAGGGAAGAAAAATGGGCATGATGAAtgtcttaaaaaaaaagctggaaTAAAACCTGTAAGCAAGTCTCTTACCGCCATGTTCGGCTTCTTGGTCAGTTTTTTCAGCCGATGCTATGACGACGAT contains:
- the LOC120896675 gene encoding von Willebrand factor-like — its product is MKVVAVLCFCLLAFGLLMTVGAADVCRFGERWRCGSANCEKKCDTLTSTTECTEPCTDGCYCEPGFVRVSVGICSPQFICRYKNGSPRLYA
- the LOC120896673 gene encoding venom peptide SjAPI-2-like, producing MARFSISRWSTFVVLLVSIMAIGCLTLAVDPAPIPEEYPDMICDRLNESYDPCGSGCGDLTCQNVRKNNIQCGRQCKEGCFCNRGYVRSRSGSCVPSYTCATFG
- the LOC120896674 gene encoding chymotrypsin-elastase inhibitor ixodidin-like, with the translated sequence MRLATSYLAIILIIGTMLTAIVAQGTGPETIVCYDPNEVYDDCGPACGDRTCTNQRKNDSACRRSCNPGCFCRGGYVRNKSNRCVPSYMCQSMG
- the LOC120896672 gene encoding venom peptide SjAPI-2-like isoform X2 translates to MARLRVLALVLLVSCIVVIASAEKTDQEAEHGETVPATPEPSTTEAPEEETPPPKIECTDPREVYNECGSSCDDRTCENMRRGDHLACTKHCVEGCFCRNGYVRDKHDRCIPSYRCGKA
- the LOC120896672 gene encoding uncharacterized protein LOC120896672 isoform X1: MARLRVLALVLLVSCIVVIASAEKTDQEAEHGETVPATPEPSTTEAPEEETPPPKIECTDPREVYNECGSSCDDRTCENMRRGDHLACTKHCVEGCFCRNGYVRDKHDRCIPSYRCGKGSL